One segment of Larus michahellis chromosome 14, bLarMic1.1, whole genome shotgun sequence DNA contains the following:
- the LOC141751402 gene encoding ankyrin repeat domain-containing protein 40-like, with protein MSGAAEARELEERLREAAALGDVEEVRRLLGEGADINSRNEINGWTCLHWACKRNQAQVVSCLLGAGADKHILTAKGELAVQLTSKPDIRKILGEEETECQGVKDLNLPIVANYLANPPFPCTDTEESIPDGLAESQIESASISSASQCETSPSSSAAQVESTCTPTSCNSEDDFPALEAAAEPPAPSAALGAPKHAEPRAPNGPICRPARTRSAGLCSPTAPLQPDTSPTGPAPAFQPVFFTGTFPYNMQELVLKVRVQNLRDNDFIEIELDRQELTYQDLLRVSCCELGVNPEQVEKIRKLPNTLVRKDKDVARLQDFQELELVLVKSDSSPFRNAASTLTERPCYNSRASKLTY; from the exons atGAGCGGCGCGGCGGAGGCGCGGGAGCTGGAGGAGCGgctgcgggaggcggcggcgctgggggacGTGGAGGAGGTGCGGCGGCTGCTGGGCGAGGGGGCGGACATCAACTCCCGCAACGAAATCAACGGCTG GACCTGCCTGCACTGGGCCTGCAAGCGGAACCAGGCCCAGGTGGTCTCCTGCCTGCTGGGCGCTGGGGCAGATAAGCACATCCTCACGGCGAAGGGAGAGCTGGCCGTGCAGTTGACTTCGAAACCAGACATTCGGAAGATCTTGGGAG AGGAAGAAACTGAATGTCAAGGAGTGAAGGATTTAAATTTGCCAATTGTTGCAAACTACTTGGCCAACCCGCCATTCCCTTGCACTGACACTGAAGAGAGCATTCCAGACGGCTTGGCGGAATCCCAGATCGAAAGTGCTTCCATCTCCTCTGCTTCCCAGTGCGAAACGAGTCCTTCTTCATCAGCAGCTCAGGTTGAAAGCACATGCACGCCCACATCATGCAACAGCGAAGACGATTTCCCCGCACTGGAAGCGGCAGCAGAGCCACCCGCCCCGTCAGCAGCTCTGGGGGCACCGAAACACGCCGAGCCCAGGGCGCCCAACGGCCCCATTTGCCGGCCGGCCCGGACCCGCAGCGCCGGGCTTTGCTCGCCGACGGCACCTCTGCAACCCGACACTTCGCCCACTGGTCCCGCGCCAGCCTTTCAGCCCGTTTTCTTTACTGGAACATTCCCATATAACATGCAAG AACTTGTGCTTAAGGTGAGGGTCCAGAACCTCAGAGACAATGACTTCATTGAAATTGAACTGGACAGACAAGAACTGACGTATCAAGATCTGCTCAGAGTGAGTTGCTGTGAATTGGGAGTTAATCCAGAACAAGTAGAGAAGATCAGAAAATTACCTAATACACTAGTAAGAAAG GACAAGGATGTTGCCAGACTCCAGGACTTCCAAGAGCTGGAGTTAGTTCTTGTGAAAAGCGACAGCTCTCCTTTCAGAAATGCTGCATCGACTTTGACTGAGAGACCCTGCTACAACAGCAGAGCATCGAAACTGACTTACTGA